From one Bifidobacterium sp. WK012_4_13 genomic stretch:
- a CDS encoding NAD(P)H-binding protein, protein MVTGASGGFGGYALDWLRRLAPEDDIVGLIRDPRKAAKVESKGFEVRIGDYGDIDSLMSAFGGVDRLLFISGAPGNRRSEHAHVVEAAKRRGVSFIAYTSLAQADLVHNMLSTDHVFTEAKILQSGIPHTFLRNNWYLENEALLFRHALKTGRLIYMSDEATVGWALKREYAEAAARVLISGNEPEVMELSADPTRYGELAQALEAATGKAIEAVDLDEEQFVEALRDDASEQTVQGMVEVQRLIAHGDLEVESDDFTLALGHSLLGLEDAVKEVLSKQHLL, encoded by the coding sequence ATGGTTACTGGAGCTTCTGGCGGTTTCGGTGGTTACGCATTGGATTGGCTGCGCAGACTTGCTCCCGAAGATGACATTGTCGGTTTGATTCGCGATCCTCGCAAGGCGGCGAAGGTCGAATCCAAGGGCTTTGAGGTGAGAATCGGAGATTACGGGGACATTGATTCTTTGATGAGTGCTTTTGGTGGGGTAGATCGGCTGCTGTTCATCTCGGGCGCCCCTGGCAATCGTAGGAGTGAGCATGCGCATGTCGTAGAGGCGGCGAAGAGACGCGGTGTCTCCTTCATTGCATATACAAGCCTTGCCCAGGCCGACTTGGTCCATAATATGCTCTCCACCGACCATGTGTTCACCGAGGCGAAGATTCTTCAATCTGGAATTCCTCACACGTTTTTGCGCAATAACTGGTATTTGGAGAATGAGGCCCTGTTGTTCAGGCATGCGCTGAAAACAGGTCGGCTGATTTATATGTCTGATGAGGCAACGGTCGGCTGGGCCCTTAAACGCGAATATGCCGAGGCTGCTGCACGTGTGCTGATTTCCGGGAATGAGCCAGAGGTCATGGAGCTATCGGCGGACCCGACCCGCTACGGCGAACTGGCGCAGGCGCTGGAAGCCGCCACGGGCAAGGCAATCGAGGCTGTTGACCTGGATGAGGAGCAGTTCGTTGAGGCGCTTAGAGACGATGCCTCGGAGCAGACGGTCCAAGGCATGGTGGAAGTGCAGCGGCTGATTGCGCATGGCGACCTTGAGGTTGAATCCGACGATTTCACCCTTGCCCTGGGGCACTCCCTGCTCGGTCTGGAGGACGCAGTGAAGGAGGTTCTTTCCAAGCAGCATCTTTTGTGA
- a CDS encoding DMT family transporter — MLLVAAATWGGGYTFSKIALDAIDVQWMMAIRLTLGSMILAVALWPRIRRTRLSHMVIPGMLLGLSYWMAFMFQMEGLTSIAPGRNAFLTATYCVIVPFLVWCIARRAPTMRNIIAAIICLVGIGFISLPSTGLGLDFSTGDALTMVGALIFALNLVLEGMFAKKFDPLILTLYEFVIAGIMFLAGALIFEPIPSLTSFTPTISWSMAYLIVGSTLIAQTFQNAAFSKIPATQGSIILCTESLFGVLFAIVLVHEHVSIETALGFVLIFCAILLSELRIQHHRRPRAESMDPNNGIAGGHLGISHHRESRERHQPAH, encoded by the coding sequence ATGCTGCTTGTCGCCGCGGCGACCTGGGGTGGTGGCTATACCTTCTCGAAGATTGCGTTGGATGCCATTGATGTGCAATGGATGATGGCCATTCGACTTACCTTGGGATCCATGATCCTGGCGGTGGCATTATGGCCACGAATCCGTCGCACCAGACTCTCGCATATGGTCATTCCAGGCATGCTTCTTGGCCTGAGCTATTGGATGGCCTTCATGTTCCAGATGGAGGGTCTCACATCGATCGCTCCTGGACGCAACGCCTTTCTGACAGCCACATATTGCGTCATCGTGCCTTTCCTGGTCTGGTGCATCGCACGCCGCGCTCCGACCATGCGAAACATCATTGCCGCAATCATCTGTCTGGTCGGCATCGGATTCATCTCATTGCCATCCACGGGACTGGGGCTGGATTTCAGCACGGGTGACGCATTGACAATGGTCGGTGCCTTGATCTTTGCGTTGAATCTTGTGCTTGAAGGGATGTTTGCAAAGAAATTCGACCCATTGATTCTCACGCTCTATGAATTCGTGATCGCCGGAATCATGTTTCTTGCAGGAGCCCTCATCTTCGAGCCAATCCCCAGTCTGACGAGCTTCACACCCACGATTTCATGGTCTATGGCCTATCTGATCGTCGGGTCGACGCTTATCGCTCAGACCTTCCAGAATGCTGCCTTCTCCAAGATTCCAGCAACGCAGGGCTCGATCATCCTCTGCACTGAAAGCCTGTTTGGCGTGCTGTTCGCAATCGTGCTCGTCCATGAGCATGTCAGCATAGAGACTGCCCTGGGCTTCGTCTTGATCTTCTGCGCAATCCTTCTTTCGGAATTGCGCATTCAGCATCATCGAAGGCCCAGGGCAGAATCAATGGATCCGAATAACGGCATCGCCGGTGGTCATCTTGGAATCAGTCATCACCGAGAATCACGTGAACGCCACCAACCAGCGCACTGA
- a CDS encoding DUF3566 domain-containing protein: MSQNNDEPRKPIDLNHDELLGGTNADLNSAGLSEEDAKVDALHEEPSHEEHGPRVARSARSLSSNPAVSENQIHETQPSHPMEQSHVSSSHEQARAHSAERSAGQKPSVPRARRMKLSVTRVDPWSVTKVSFLLAIAGGIIQIVAVGFIWFLLNSIGLFDSVTQLVSKTGLDAGSFDLSSILSLGTVLSAVTIFSIFEVILVMVLATIGAFLYNLVSALVGGVHVILGDD; this comes from the coding sequence ATGAGCCAAAATAACGATGAACCGCGTAAGCCTATTGATTTGAACCATGATGAGCTTTTGGGCGGGACAAACGCAGACCTGAATTCCGCAGGCTTGAGTGAAGAGGATGCGAAGGTGGATGCATTGCATGAGGAACCTTCGCACGAAGAGCACGGTCCGCGTGTGGCACGGTCCGCACGTTCCCTGTCTTCGAACCCAGCGGTGAGCGAGAATCAGATTCATGAGACCCAGCCGTCACATCCTATGGAGCAGTCCCACGTTTCCTCGTCCCATGAACAGGCACGCGCCCATTCCGCCGAAAGGTCGGCCGGCCAGAAGCCATCGGTTCCAAGGGCACGCAGAATGAAGCTTTCCGTCACCCGAGTCGACCCATGGTCGGTTACCAAGGTATCTTTCCTGCTGGCCATCGCAGGCGGAATCATTCAGATCGTGGCAGTCGGATTCATCTGGTTCCTGCTCAATTCCATCGGTCTGTTCGATAGCGTCACCCAACTGGTGTCAAAGACTGGCCTGGATGCGGGAAGCTTCGATCTATCGAGCATTCTCAGCTTGGGAACCGTGCTTAGTGCAGTGACCATATTCTCTATCTTCGAGGTTATTCTGGTCATGGTGCTCGCAACGATCGGCGCGTTCCTGTACAACCTTGTCAGTGCGCTGGTTGGTGGCGTTCACGTGATTCTCGGTGATGACTGA
- the gyrA gene encoding DNA gyrase subunit A, translating into MADDNNTNGADGLADDPSERSQEPLSPQESDTTDYGLLNGERVQRMDLQQEMRESYLAYALSVIVERALPDVRDGMKPVHRRVIYAMYDGGYRPDRGYNKCSRVVGDVMGKYHPHGDSAIYDTLVRMAQPWSMRYLLVDGQGNFGSPGDDPAAAMRYTECRMAPLAMEMVRDIDKDTVVFAPNYDGKTQEPTVLPARFPNLLVNGSSGIAVGMATNIPPHNMGEVATGVHWALDHPEATREELLEALLSIIKGPDFPTGATILGHKGIEQAYRTGRGLITMRAVVNTEEIRGRMCLVVTELPYQVNPDRLASSIKDAVRDGKIQGIADMRDETSGRTGQRLVLVLKRDAVPKVVLNNLYKHSQLQQTFGANMLALVDGVPRTLSIDAFIRHWVNHQLEVIERRTRYLKREAEERDHILQGYLKALDMIDEVIALIRRSPDVDAARTGLMSLLDVDQVQADAILAMQLRRLAALERQKIIDEHEELMRRIADYDDILAKPERQRAIVGDELDEIVHKYGDARRTKILPYSGEMNVEDLIAEENVVVTVTHSGYIKRTKADEYRAQHRGGKGIRGAKLREDDIVDHFFLTSTHNWLLFFTNKGRVYRIKAFELPEGSRDSKGQHVANLLQFSPDEKIQQVLSISDYDAAQYLVLATKSGKVKKTRLNEYDSTRQGGLIAVRLMEFAGEGEDADAQISDELVGASLCNAGDDIILVSRKGMSVKFSANDETLRPMGRQTAGVQGMRFREGDELLSMDVVPEDSNEDLLVVTDEGFAKRTALSEYRLQGRNGYGVKAIQLAQGRGSLVGAVVVSEDDEILAIMKSGKVIRSNVAEVKRTGRTTQGVTLAKPDKSDEILSIARNMEDAEDDSTAAEMVEAGAIADNALEPAHRSAQSSTDGSDGNSAENVDDSAK; encoded by the coding sequence GTGGCAGACGATAACAATACCAACGGAGCCGACGGATTGGCCGACGATCCATCTGAGCGCTCACAGGAGCCGCTCAGCCCGCAGGAGAGTGACACGACCGACTATGGCCTGCTCAATGGCGAAAGGGTTCAGCGCATGGACCTGCAGCAGGAGATGCGCGAATCATATCTGGCATATGCACTGTCCGTCATTGTCGAAAGGGCTTTGCCTGATGTGCGCGATGGCATGAAGCCGGTGCATCGCCGCGTCATATATGCGATGTATGACGGGGGATATCGCCCCGATCGCGGCTATAACAAATGCTCTCGCGTCGTCGGCGATGTCATGGGCAAGTACCACCCACACGGTGACAGCGCCATCTATGACACCCTGGTGCGCATGGCCCAGCCTTGGTCGATGCGCTATCTGCTCGTTGACGGTCAGGGCAACTTCGGCTCTCCGGGAGACGACCCTGCGGCGGCCATGAGATACACCGAATGCCGAATGGCTCCTCTGGCCATGGAAATGGTACGGGACATCGACAAGGATACGGTCGTCTTCGCTCCGAACTACGATGGCAAGACCCAGGAACCGACCGTGTTGCCTGCTCGCTTCCCCAACCTTCTGGTGAACGGATCGTCAGGCATTGCCGTGGGCATGGCGACGAACATCCCTCCGCACAACATGGGCGAGGTCGCCACAGGCGTGCATTGGGCCCTTGATCACCCGGAAGCGACCCGAGAAGAATTGCTGGAAGCCTTGCTCAGCATCATCAAGGGTCCCGATTTTCCGACGGGCGCGACGATTCTGGGCCATAAGGGCATCGAACAGGCATATCGAACCGGACGTGGACTGATCACGATGCGTGCGGTCGTCAACACCGAAGAGATTCGTGGGCGCATGTGCCTCGTCGTGACCGAATTGCCATATCAGGTCAATCCCGATCGTCTCGCATCATCCATCAAGGATGCCGTGCGCGATGGCAAGATTCAGGGCATCGCCGACATGCGCGATGAAACCTCCGGTCGCACGGGCCAGAGACTCGTGCTGGTATTGAAGCGCGATGCGGTGCCGAAGGTGGTGCTGAACAATCTTTACAAGCATTCGCAGCTGCAGCAGACTTTCGGGGCGAACATGCTTGCCCTGGTCGATGGTGTGCCTCGGACCCTGAGCATCGACGCGTTCATCCGCCACTGGGTGAACCATCAACTCGAGGTCATCGAACGTCGCACCAGGTATCTGAAGCGTGAAGCCGAGGAGCGTGACCATATCCTGCAGGGATATCTGAAGGCTCTCGACATGATAGACGAGGTCATCGCCCTGATCAGGCGCTCTCCTGACGTGGATGCCGCCAGAACCGGCTTGATGTCGCTGCTCGATGTCGATCAGGTGCAGGCGGATGCCATATTGGCCATGCAGCTGCGTCGTCTGGCTGCTCTTGAACGTCAGAAGATCATTGACGAGCACGAGGAACTCATGCGCCGCATCGCCGACTATGACGATATTCTCGCCAAGCCAGAACGCCAGCGTGCAATCGTGGGCGACGAGCTCGATGAGATCGTTCATAAGTATGGCGATGCGCGCAGAACCAAGATTCTGCCGTATTCCGGTGAAATGAATGTCGAGGACCTGATCGCGGAAGAGAATGTGGTCGTCACCGTCACGCATTCCGGTTACATAAAGCGCACGAAGGCTGATGAATATCGCGCCCAGCATCGTGGTGGCAAGGGAATTCGCGGTGCCAAGCTTCGCGAGGATGATATCGTGGACCACTTCTTCCTCACCAGCACCCACAATTGGCTGCTGTTCTTCACCAACAAGGGGCGTGTATATCGCATCAAGGCCTTTGAGCTGCCAGAGGGCTCGAGAGATTCCAAGGGGCAGCATGTCGCGAATCTCCTGCAGTTCTCACCCGATGAGAAGATACAGCAGGTGCTTTCGATAAGCGACTATGACGCTGCGCAATACCTGGTTCTCGCAACCAAGAGCGGCAAGGTCAAGAAGACCAGACTCAACGAATACGATTCGACGCGTCAGGGTGGTCTCATCGCCGTGCGGCTGATGGAATTCGCGGGCGAGGGAGAGGATGCCGACGCACAGATATCCGATGAATTGGTCGGTGCATCGCTGTGCAATGCCGGAGATGACATCATTCTGGTATCCCGCAAGGGCATGAGCGTAAAGTTCTCGGCAAATGACGAGACCCTGCGTCCTATGGGACGTCAGACGGCTGGCGTGCAGGGCATGAGATTCCGTGAGGGCGACGAACTGCTTAGCATGGATGTCGTTCCTGAAGATTCCAACGAAGACCTGCTTGTGGTCACCGATGAGGGCTTTGCCAAGCGCACGGCGCTGAGCGAATACCGCCTGCAGGGACGCAATGGCTATGGCGTGAAGGCGATTCAGCTTGCACAGGGTCGCGGATCGCTTGTCGGTGCCGTTGTGGTAAGCGAAGATGATGAGATTCTCGCCATCATGAAGTCCGGCAAGGTCATCCGTTCGAACGTCGCCGAGGTCAAGCGCACGGGACGAACGACTCAAGGCGTCACGCTTGCCAAGCCAGACAAGAGCGACGAAATCCTTTCCATCGCACGCAACATGGAAGATGCCGAAGACGACAGCACGGCAGCGGAAATGGTCGAAGCCGGTGCGATTGCGGACAATGCCTTGGAACCAGCGCATCGATCGGCTCAATCTTCCACGGACGGGTCCGACGGCAATTCTGCTGAGAATGTGGACGATTCAGCGAAATGA
- the gyrB gene encoding DNA topoisomerase (ATP-hydrolyzing) subunit B → MAPKHYDASDLRVLEGLEAVRIRPGMYIGSTGPRGLHHLVYEIVDNSVDEALAGYANHIEVTILPDNGVSVVDNGRGIPTDEVPGEGASGVEVVMTKLHAGGKFGGGGYAVSGGLHGVGISVVNALSTHVDIEVRQKGYHWIQHYADQKPTAPLRRAEPMTEDEQTGTTVTFWADPDIFETTTYDFETLRSRFQQMAFLNKGLRLSLTDLRHVDEAGDEVTGDGENVAEELHRTVSYLYHNGIKDYVAYMVKAKKANPVEEDVIDIEAEDVKLGISAEIAMQWTSAYSESVHTFANTISTTEGGTHEEGFRAALTSMVNRYARDKNILKDKDDNLSGDDVREGLTAVISVKLTNPQFEGQTKTKLGNSEAKTFVQRVMTEKLGDWFDAHPGEAKMIIQKSLEASRARIAAKKARENTRRKSIFETAGMPDKLKDCQSNDPSECELFIVEGDSAGGSAIQGRNPLTQAILPLRGKILNTERASIDRMMKSDTIESLITAVGGGYGEEFDLDKVRYHKVIIMADADVDGAHIATLNLTLFFRYMRPMITAGYVYVAMPPLYRLKWTKGAHDFVYTDAERDRVLAEGKESGRQLPKGEGIQRYKGLGEMSYQELWETTMDPEHRVLKKIHIEDAAQADETFSMLMGDDVEPRRLFIQRNAHDARFIDA, encoded by the coding sequence TTGGCTCCAAAGCATTATGATGCCAGTGATCTACGGGTTCTCGAAGGCTTGGAGGCGGTGAGGATCCGCCCGGGCATGTACATCGGTTCGACCGGGCCACGAGGTCTGCACCATCTGGTCTATGAGATAGTCGACAATTCCGTGGATGAGGCCCTTGCAGGTTACGCGAACCACATCGAAGTGACCATCCTTCCAGACAATGGGGTCAGCGTCGTCGACAACGGACGAGGCATCCCAACGGACGAGGTCCCAGGTGAAGGGGCAAGCGGCGTTGAGGTCGTCATGACCAAGCTTCATGCCGGCGGCAAGTTCGGCGGAGGCGGCTACGCGGTTTCCGGCGGTCTGCACGGCGTCGGCATCTCCGTCGTGAACGCGCTCTCGACCCATGTCGATATCGAGGTTCGCCAGAAGGGCTATCACTGGATTCAGCACTATGCTGACCAGAAGCCGACGGCACCGTTGCGACGTGCAGAGCCGATGACCGAAGACGAGCAGACAGGCACGACCGTCACGTTCTGGGCGGATCCCGACATATTCGAGACAACGACCTATGATTTCGAGACACTGCGAAGCAGATTCCAGCAGATGGCATTCCTGAACAAGGGATTGCGTCTGTCATTGACCGATCTGCGCCATGTCGACGAGGCGGGGGACGAGGTCACCGGCGATGGCGAGAACGTTGCCGAGGAGCTTCATCGCACGGTCTCCTACCTCTATCACAACGGCATCAAGGATTACGTCGCATACATGGTGAAGGCCAAGAAGGCCAATCCTGTCGAGGAGGATGTGATCGACATCGAGGCCGAGGACGTCAAACTCGGCATCTCGGCTGAGATAGCCATGCAATGGACGTCTGCATATTCGGAATCGGTGCATACCTTCGCAAACACGATTTCGACGACAGAGGGCGGCACGCACGAGGAGGGCTTCCGCGCAGCGCTCACCTCCATGGTCAACCGCTACGCCAGAGACAAGAACATTCTGAAGGACAAGGACGATAACCTTTCGGGTGACGATGTCCGCGAAGGCCTTACCGCAGTCATCTCGGTCAAGCTCACGAATCCCCAGTTCGAAGGTCAGACCAAGACCAAGCTGGGAAATTCCGAGGCGAAGACCTTTGTGCAGCGCGTCATGACCGAGAAGCTGGGGGATTGGTTCGATGCCCATCCCGGCGAGGCCAAGATGATCATTCAGAAGTCCCTGGAAGCTTCACGCGCGCGCATCGCTGCGAAGAAGGCGCGCGAGAACACCCGCAGAAAGTCCATCTTCGAGACGGCGGGCATGCCTGACAAGCTCAAGGACTGCCAGTCCAACGATCCCAGCGAGTGCGAACTCTTCATCGTCGAGGGCGATTCCGCAGGCGGTTCGGCCATTCAGGGGAGAAACCCGCTGACTCAGGCAATCCTGCCGCTGCGTGGAAAGATCCTGAACACCGAGCGTGCAAGCATCGACCGCATGATGAAGTCCGACACCATCGAATCGCTGATCACCGCGGTCGGTGGCGGCTATGGCGAGGAGTTCGATCTTGACAAGGTCCGCTATCACAAGGTCATCATCATGGCCGATGCCGATGTCGACGGTGCGCATATCGCGACGCTGAACCTGACGCTGTTCTTCCGCTACATGAGGCCGATGATCACTGCCGGCTACGTTTATGTCGCGATGCCGCCGCTGTACCGACTCAAATGGACGAAGGGCGCGCATGACTTTGTGTACACCGATGCCGAGCGTGACCGCGTGCTTGCCGAAGGCAAGGAATCAGGCAGGCAGCTGCCGAAGGGCGAGGGCATCCAGAGATACAAGGGTCTGGGCGAGATGAGCTATCAGGAGCTGTGGGAGACCACGATGGATCCGGAGCACAGAGTGCTGAAGAAAATCCATATAGAAGATGCGGCGCAGGCCGATGAAACATTCTCGATGCTGATGGGCGACGACGTCGAACCACGTCGTCTGTTCATCCAGCGCAATGCACATGACGCCCGATTCATCGATGCCTGA
- a CDS encoding DUF721 domain-containing protein, whose product MRNDTPIDLLLHLNVSKLPEQTFRPFAMRGMSVRRLRERSKEAWWNFGKPGRDPNRLGGVLEQIAEQSQWVPHLKIAQLERNWNDVVGPAIASHSHVVSYNRGILTIQASSTVWATQLSYLIPQLQDTIAERLEGLPIERIEVTGPHSYSFRRGKFDIPGRGVRDTYF is encoded by the coding sequence GTGAGGAATGACACCCCCATAGATCTTCTGCTGCACCTCAATGTGAGCAAGTTGCCCGAGCAGACCTTCAGGCCGTTCGCCATGCGGGGCATGAGCGTCCGGAGACTGCGGGAAAGGTCGAAGGAAGCGTGGTGGAACTTCGGGAAGCCAGGAAGGGATCCGAACAGGCTTGGGGGAGTGCTCGAACAGATAGCGGAACAGTCGCAATGGGTCCCCCATCTCAAGATCGCACAGCTGGAGCGTAATTGGAATGATGTCGTCGGACCTGCGATCGCTTCGCATTCCCATGTGGTTTCGTACAATCGTGGCATCCTGACCATTCAGGCATCGTCGACGGTGTGGGCGACGCAGCTGAGCTATCTCATCCCACAACTGCAAGACACGATTGCAGAAAGGCTCGAAGGTCTTCCGATCGAGCGCATCGAGGTAACGGGGCCACACTCATATTCCTTCAGAAGGGGTAAGTTCGACATCCCGGGTCGTGGAGTTCGAGATACGTACTTCTAA
- a CDS encoding DNA replication/repair protein RecF yields MYISRLALDHFRSWEACVLDFDRGINILQGRNGLGKTNIVESIEVLATGSSQRTTSALPLIERGSTTAVVRANVVQDRSKVGQQEPDREQSQENAVPKMLEMSIHARGANRMRVDSGPSHMMRDALGLVSCVSFSPQDQHLVTEDPAARRMFLNQSGTQLDAHYDNVLQRTRHIAQQRVALLKQLGHKGQQSGLDAGLQPSMAASWAASTHEYGADPADPGFSPTQGSSANAAALSGLEVWTGQFIEAGVELTRSRTRIVERLNEHFSEIYRQLSDNRGEARLMYRPSFAEVIDYEQPFDAISAHFQRIFQGELARGFNLIGPQRDDLEFILDDVPAREYASNGEQWTLAIALKMSLHQALIDENADVPIIVLDDVFAQLDENRRSQIIRFAERQRQVLITVAAASDIPELSGANIIDVEALHDMSGFGDCPSASLPRSSDDDEERQKEPNDVKDASSALHQGGDDS; encoded by the coding sequence ATGTATATTTCGAGATTGGCGTTGGACCATTTCAGGTCATGGGAAGCGTGCGTTCTTGATTTCGACCGGGGAATCAACATACTGCAGGGCAGGAATGGCCTAGGCAAGACCAATATCGTGGAATCCATCGAGGTTCTGGCTACCGGGTCAAGCCAGAGAACCACATCCGCTCTTCCGCTCATCGAACGTGGAAGCACCACCGCTGTGGTACGTGCCAACGTGGTTCAGGACAGATCCAAGGTCGGGCAGCAGGAGCCGGATCGAGAACAATCCCAGGAAAATGCTGTCCCGAAGATGCTCGAGATGAGCATCCATGCCAGGGGAGCCAATCGAATGAGGGTCGATTCAGGCCCTTCCCACATGATGAGAGATGCGCTCGGACTCGTCTCATGCGTCAGCTTTTCCCCTCAGGATCAGCATCTCGTGACGGAGGATCCAGCGGCCAGACGCATGTTTCTGAATCAGTCCGGCACGCAGCTTGATGCGCACTATGACAATGTTCTGCAAAGGACCAGGCATATAGCTCAGCAGCGTGTCGCCTTGCTCAAGCAGCTGGGACACAAGGGGCAGCAATCTGGACTCGATGCAGGTCTGCAGCCCTCGATGGCTGCATCGTGGGCTGCATCGACGCATGAGTATGGTGCTGACCCGGCTGACCCTGGATTCAGCCCGACGCAGGGTTCCTCTGCGAATGCTGCGGCGCTGAGTGGATTGGAAGTCTGGACCGGTCAATTCATCGAGGCGGGAGTCGAGCTCACCCGGAGCCGAACCAGGATCGTCGAAAGGCTCAACGAGCATTTCTCCGAGATATATCGCCAGCTTTCGGACAATCGTGGCGAGGCCAGGCTGATGTACAGGCCATCGTTTGCCGAGGTGATAGATTACGAGCAGCCGTTCGACGCGATCAGTGCGCATTTCCAGCGCATATTCCAAGGCGAGCTGGCGAGAGGCTTCAACCTGATTGGCCCGCAGAGGGATGATCTGGAGTTCATCCTCGATGATGTTCCAGCGCGGGAGTACGCGTCGAATGGTGAGCAATGGACATTGGCCATCGCATTGAAGATGAGCCTTCATCAGGCCTTGATCGATGAGAACGCAGATGTGCCGATCATCGTGCTTGACGATGTGTTCGCACAGCTGGATGAGAATCGCAGATCGCAGATAATACGCTTTGCGGAGCGGCAGCGTCAGGTTCTGATCACGGTCGCCGCGGCCAGCGACATTCCTGAATTGTCCGGTGCGAACATAATCGATGTCGAGGCGCTTCATGACATGAGTGGCTTCGGTGACTGCCCCTCTGCGAGTCTGCCGCGTTCGAGCGATGACGACGAGGAACGTCAGAAGGAGCCGAATGACGTGAAGGATGCGTCCTCGGCGCTGCACCAGGGCGGTGATGACTCGTGA
- the dnaN gene encoding DNA polymerase III subunit beta: protein MKVEINSSALADAVAWTTRVIPARPASPILAGIKLEAIDGTLQLSAFDYEVSARHHIEAGIDEPGTALVLGKLLADITKSLPSATTYLTTDDSKMTIKSGKSTFTLQLMPDSEYPDMPSVPENLGQVDAQTFMQAISQATVAVSREENRPVLTGVKISIDGDKVVMTATDRFRLSRASFTWTPKQADTETVTLVRGSLLRDIARSLDEHENVVIDFDPQNPTMLGFENAGRVSTSQLIDGEFPAVDRLFASDYPIQAVLDRQSLIDAIKRVALVAERNAPIRMVFSKQELVLSAGASDEAQASETLDIDMDGEDITVAFNPAYLIEGLNAIAEPYVRMKMTTAVKAVEFNGQQESDSDESLDYRYLLVPMRFTN, encoded by the coding sequence ATGAAAGTTGAAATTAATTCTTCGGCCCTTGCCGATGCAGTCGCTTGGACGACACGAGTCATTCCTGCCCGCCCGGCTTCACCCATTCTTGCAGGAATCAAGCTCGAGGCAATTGACGGAACATTGCAGTTAAGCGCCTTCGATTACGAAGTCTCTGCCCGTCACCATATCGAAGCAGGGATCGACGAGCCTGGAACTGCTCTCGTCCTTGGCAAATTACTTGCAGACATCACGAAGTCACTTCCCTCCGCAACCACATATCTGACGACAGACGACTCGAAGATGACCATCAAGTCGGGCAAATCGACGTTCACTCTTCAGCTGATGCCAGATTCCGAATATCCCGATATGCCCTCCGTTCCTGAGAATCTCGGTCAGGTCGATGCACAGACTTTCATGCAGGCCATCTCTCAGGCGACGGTCGCTGTGTCGCGCGAAGAGAACCGGCCTGTGCTCACTGGCGTGAAAATCAGCATTGACGGCGACAAGGTCGTGATGACCGCAACCGATAGGTTCAGGCTGTCGCGAGCATCATTCACCTGGACTCCGAAGCAAGCCGACACCGAAACCGTCACCCTGGTCCGTGGATCCCTGCTCCGCGACATAGCCCGCTCATTGGATGAGCATGAAAACGTTGTCATTGATTTCGATCCTCAAAACCCAACAATGCTAGGTTTTGAGAATGCGGGTCGTGTCTCGACCTCGCAGCTCATCGACGGAGAATTCCCGGCCGTCGACCGTCTTTTCGCCTCCGACTATCCGATTCAAGCCGTTCTGGACAGACAGTCCCTGATCGATGCGATAAAGCGCGTCGCCTTGGTGGCAGAGCGGAACGCTCCGATCCGCATGGTGTTCTCCAAGCAGGAGCTCGTGCTGTCCGCCGGTGCGAGTGATGAGGCACAGGCATCCGAGACGCTTGATATCGATATGGATGGGGAAGACATCACCGTTGCATTCAACCCTGCCTATCTGATCGAGGGTCTCAACGCGATCGCGGAGCCATATGTGAGGATGAAGATGACGACTGCGGTCAAGGCCGTGGAATTCAACGGGCAGCAGGAATCTGATTCCGATGAATCGCTTGATTACCGCTATCTGCTCGTTCCCATGCGCTTCACCAACTGA